A stretch of Pontibacter akesuensis DNA encodes these proteins:
- a CDS encoding universal stress protein has protein sequence MKDKLNVMVPVDFTPVSYSAIEFLAFLMDKTPINTHLVHVVEVNSAEWAGAVDSSDTLDKAALKKKEQLADQKFTTLKQHVDFSFTKEIVFGGLTTSLATYADEHGIDLIIMGTAGAQGWLEKVSGSEAQHVVRHTNIPVITIHRNASITPLQNLLWVADFKAAKQPEKSVATIKMLQQLFHARLHLLQVIDKEDDAKTQQLKHNMQVFAEQLNLQNYELHLHHNYEVPAGVRSFNEVSEMDLVLIGTHGRKGISHLFYGSIAETLVNHCIRPLMTYHLN, from the coding sequence ATGAAAGATAAACTGAACGTCATGGTGCCGGTAGACTTTACTCCGGTGTCTTACAGCGCCATTGAATTTCTGGCTTTTCTGATGGACAAAACGCCCATCAACACCCACTTGGTGCACGTCGTTGAAGTAAACTCAGCTGAATGGGCGGGTGCTGTGGATTCATCTGACACCCTTGACAAAGCCGCTTTAAAGAAAAAGGAACAACTGGCCGATCAGAAATTCACAACGCTGAAACAGCACGTGGACTTCAGTTTCACCAAGGAAATCGTTTTCGGCGGATTAACCACATCGCTTGCAACATACGCTGACGAGCATGGCATCGACCTGATCATCATGGGCACAGCAGGCGCCCAGGGCTGGCTGGAAAAAGTTTCCGGCTCTGAAGCGCAGCATGTGGTCCGGCACACCAACATCCCGGTCATTACCATCCATAGAAATGCATCCATCACCCCGCTCCAAAACCTGCTGTGGGTGGCAGACTTCAAAGCTGCAAAGCAACCAGAAAAAAGTGTGGCCACCATTAAAATGCTGCAGCAGCTCTTTCACGCCAGGCTACACCTGTTGCAGGTGATAGACAAGGAAGACGATGCTAAAACCCAGCAACTGAAACACAACATGCAGGTATTTGCCGAGCAGCTGAACCTACAGAACTATGAACTGCACTTGCACCATAACTACGAAGTCCCGGCCGGTGTCCGCAGCTTCAATGAAGTGTCCGAAATGGACCTGGTGCTGATCGGTACGCATGGCAGAAAAGGCATCAGCCACCTGTTCTATGGCAGTATCGCTGAAACGCTGGTCAACCACTGCATCCGGCCCTTGATGACCTATCATCTTAACTAG